ACACTGTGGCATAGTGGCTCCCTATTCACCTAGCACAGATCAACATACCCTTGGGATTCCACAAAGGATTCTATCATAGTGTTTCATTTCCTCTTGAAGGTGTGATAGGGTAATTATCAGAAGGCACTATGTCGGTATGACATTATATAGCATGGAAAACGGATGCGGacacaaggttatcttgaggttatctcgagatgatttcggggctttagtgtccccacggcccggtcctcgaccaggcctccatccccaggaagcagcccgtgacagctgactaacacccaggtacctaatttactgctaggtaacaggggcatagggtgaaagaaactctacccattgtttctcgccggcgcctgggatcgaacccaggatcacaagtcccgcgtgctgtccgctcggccgaccggctccgtcgATGGTGCTGGGATATCAGGATATGaagctgggatatcaggacatgaagctgggatatcaggacatgaagctgggatatcaggacatgaagctgggatatcaggacatgaagctgggatatcaggacatgaagctgggatatcaggacatGAAGCTGGGATATCAGGATATGAAGCTGGGATATCAGGATATGAAGCTGGGATATCAGGATATGAAGCTGGGATATCAGGATATGAAGCTGGGATATCAGGATATGAAGCTGGGATATCAGGATATGAAGCTGGGATATCAGGATATGAAGCTGGGATATCAGGATATGAAACTGGGATATCAGGATATGAAGCTGGGATATCAGGATATGAAGCTGGGATATCAGGATATGAAGCTGGGATATCAGGATATGAAGCTGGGATATCAGGATATGAAGCTGGGATATCAGGATATGAAGCTGGGATATCAGGATATGAAGCTGGGATATCAGGATATGAAGCTGGGATATCAGGATATGAAGCTGGGATATCAGGATATGAAGCTGGGATATCAGGATATGAAGCTGGGATATCAGGATATGAAGCTGGGATATCAGGATATGAAGCTGGGATATCAGGATAACGAACTGGGATATAACGACGTGGTGTAGAAGTCTTGAACCAAATTTACTACAATAGCGAAACTGCTTAACAAGAGAGACTGCTTAACAAGAGCCTCTACTTACCGACCGCCCCCCCCCCAGAGCTCAGCTTACTTAACCAGCGGGATTGTAATTGGCTCGCAAAATATTCTCCCTCTCCCATTGGTTCTCCAGTGCTCTTGAGGCATCGGGCTATGCCCAGCATGAACTCCTTCTAGAACATTACTTCCTGTCATAAATTACATACATGTAAGACTGCCTGCAGGTGTGGGCACTATCTGCCAGGCATGTACGCTATCTGCCAGGCATGTACACTATCTGCCAGGCTTGTGCACTATCTGCCAGGCGTGTGCACTATCTGCCAGGCGTGTGCACTATCTGCCAGGCGTGTGCACTATCTGCCAGGCGTGTGCACTATCTGCCAGGCGTGTGCACTATCTGCCAGGCGTGTGCACTATCTGCCAGGCGTGTGCACTATCTCTCCTGTTGTTGTATTAATGTTGCTACTTGCTCTGCTGTTGTATTGAAATACTTGCAGGAATTTATTTCCCCGTTTGAGGTTCCTGAATTTATGTTACTGTTTGCTACTGTTGTTACCGTTTTACTGTTGAATTGCTACTGTTGAagtgctgttggtactgttgctACTGTGCTGTTGTACTGCTAACGTGATAGTGATAGCGTAATGGTGATCAGGGTGATAGTAGCGTGATGGTGATGAGGGTGACAACAGTGATGGAGGAGTGATGGtagctgatggtggtagtggtggtagtggtctagTACTGGTAGTAAGACTACAGAACTGAAAGGCATTTGTGAGCCCGTGTTAGCCACCGGCTGGACCACACAAGTAATTCTATTATCCCTAGTGGCCCCCCGACCCACACAAcaggctgctactgctactgcctctctctctctctctctctctctctctctctctctctctctctctctctctctctctcaggtcttGTGTTGCGTCAGTGCGTCTGGGGTTGAAGGAAGATTCGTATGTGTGTACATGTGAAAATGTGCGTTTTGTGTTTGcaaaggtatgtgtgtgtgtgtgtgtgtgttttgtgtgtgtgtgtgttttgtgtgtgtgtgtgttttgtgtgtgtgtgtgttttgtgtgtgtgtgtgttttgtgtgtgtgtgttttgtgtgtgtgtgttttgtgtgtgtgtgtgtgtgtgtgtgtgtgtgtgtgtgtgtgtgtatgcgtatgcgcgcgcgtgcgtgcgtgtccaTCCGTTCTCGTTGGAGAAGAAAAGTCGTTCacttagttacgcaagcactcaaACACAGCACAAAATCACACACATCATATATACACGacaacacattcacacacacacacccaggcaaaaaacaaactcatttTTGCCCCTCGCTCCTCCATGCTATAGTCCAATTCACCTACCTTGAATTTTCTAATTTTCCTCTCCCAATTAGGTGCCTAGCCAATAGGGCACTAGGGAGCCCATCCTATTGTACCATAGGATGACCGAGTCTGCAGGAAGCGATGCCGTCGCTCTACCAACTAGTCCACGGGGGAGGAAACACAGCAAAGAGCATCGCATGGGAGAGCATAGCACCACACATAGCATCTATATTCATGAAGCCCATTAACCAGAGGAAAAGAACCTCAACAAGCTTTAATTCATTCTCGTATTTCTTCCTTTTCCTTGACAGCTTCACTTCATTCACGGAGGAATTGTCGGGTTGCTTCTACAACCTTTCATTCATTCTCGTATTCCTTCGTTTTCCTTGACAGTTCCGCTTCATTCACGGAGACTGAAGGAGAGACTTGATCATGTAACTGTTGACATAGCATCGTGCGCCTGGCAGCGGTGTGCGGCGAAGAGGTACAGTGACGTCTCTGGCAGCAAATTTGGCGCGAAACCCGTATTTTGGCGGGAAAAATTTGGCGCGAAACCCGTATTTTGGCGGGAAAAATTTGGCGGGAAGTTATAGCTGGTAACGGATGCGTTACGCCTTCCTGGGCGCTAGTGCGTGAATTGTCTATTTTGCGGCCGTTATAAATGGCTTTATCTCCCGTTGGTACCCAATGACAATTTACATTTAAATAAGTTTTGAATATTAAGGAGCAAGAGGGCGGGTGGTATGGGGTAGTGGTGTTCGTGCGTCATCAGCAGCGACTaatacacacgcacatgcacgcacacgaACGCAcatgcgcgcacgcacacacacacaaggcggtACGTGATCACAGGATCACAGCCATGGCATTTTGACCTCAGGATCAAAACAGAAAGAAACATTTTAATCATTTATAGGAAAAAGGTATATAAAAATCCACTAACCAGTTATAGCGAGTGAGATTGGTATTGATTTTCTTGCAATCAAAACACTTTAACCGTTGCCATTCGTAGTGTTAACTATGTTAATTCTAATTCAACAACTTCTTTTTTCTTATAGATTGAGCTCCAAACTCTCTTCCCTTCCCCGGCCTAGACTATATGTATATGTCTAGTTATATATTTTTGGCCCAGACTATATGCCTAAGGGCTAGgccacgggatcaccatagcccgtgctgcttggaactttttgttccaagtagcgaatcttaaacaacaaaaataATGGCCCAGGATGtcattcattattttaaactACATTCTGTATTTTTTAAATAATGAATGAAAAATTGTATTTAATGTTTAAAACCCAGTGAAGGATATATTCAACTGATATATGCAAGCATGAGTGAGTATTATATTTTGCTACGATATTGGAATGACATATTGACGCACCGACCCCGGGCAATGCCGGGGATAACTCCCTAGTATGCATATTTTTATATTTCATAGTCATATATGTTTTGTCCCTCTCATTgcagaatgaggaaagatgtacaggtttcgtaattggTTGCATAAATGCGTAATAAAACCTGGCTCTGTTTTATGcctattattattaaaacatttaggtacatatgcatttgtgcagctaccctagactatatgaaggggagtacagtgtgcaggcgatgagtcacactaacgtggctgaagtatgttcaccaatccacacactagaaaatgaagggacgacgacgtttcggtccgtcctggaccattctcaagtcgagacaatcgacttgagaatggtccaggacggaccgaaacgtcgtcgtcccttcattttctagtgtgtggattggtcaacatacgaaGTACAGTGTATCAAAAAGCAAGCTACGTGATACTAAACaatctccatcacacaggatggttagtcatacagaggcatgtaatcagtagtctgcactggcagactctgggtgcattacgaggatatcatcaacacaagagtgaataagatagcagtgacgttaaaagtccccatctcgccttttttttttaggagtagatgaggtacatgtgcattagtgcagctaccctagactatatgaagtggagtacagtgtgttaaaaaaagctaactaggtgatgctaaaaaatccccatcacacaggattgttagtcatacagaggcatgtgataggcggtctgcactggcagactccggaagcattttgaggatatcaacaacacaagattgaataaggtagcagtggtaatacaagtccccatctcgcaggatggttagtcatacagagccatgtgtttagtagcctgcactggtaaattttgggtacactgtgaggatatcttcaagaatacgagagtgaataaagtaattgcaaagctccaggtacctcatgccaactggtctgaaaggtctaataactggggcaATCTCGCCTTGAACAGCTTGATGCTGTTCAGTCTACGGATCCGCGGTGCCAGAGTTAACTACAAGCGTCAGTTACGTACTGAAGCCTGAATGATATATTGTCACAAATACATAATtaaaaatatgaaattaaaaatatgtGATTTACTACTAGGAAGGTTTAGAGCTTGCTTCAATGTGAGAAGTGAGTGAGAGTTATGAACGAACCGACATCTGAGGCCCCTTTCGAAATAATATATCCTCCGTGGCTTATCATATATACTCATCTAGCTCATATATCAAGACAAACGAGGGGGCATATATCTTCCTGTCACCGTTCATTGTAATTCTCCTACACCCGAGAAATTACAATCTCGCATAATTTTAGGAGACAGAACACACAATATCCAtaataaaatgaaaaaatatatattctgaAATTATTTACTGTGCCACGAACATGCGAGACTATAGCAATTTATCTCACACTGCATAAAATGTTGATTTAAAATCTTATTTCTTCTCTCACAATGTCTATTAAAGTGCACGCATGAAAACCATCTAATAATCCACTTATTATTATAACGAAGCCCTCGATACAACATGTTTTCGTGCCATCATTTTACAGGGGGAACTCCGGGTAATGAGGTATTAGACTAGTTTCCCCTTCAATTTGGCACAGAAAACGAATCATGCTATGCAAAGGAAAATGGTATTGAGGTGGCTATGAGCTTCAATTTAGCTTTCTTTGTTGACGTCACAAGGAGTTTATGAGCGCTGAAAGGTGGCTAAGTGGAGGAGCTGAAGGCCTGAAAGCTGCCTAAGTGGAGAGGGGCGCCAAAGACCAGAAAGCAGGGACGGAAATGTTGCTACGGCCGAGCTATCCGACAACCACCTGACGCAATTTTGCCAAGGCAACGACGTAAAAGATAATATACGCCTTGGCGTTAGCGTAACTGACATATACTGTTTAATGAATCTAAGGCCTGGGATTTTGGCCATTGAAAACACCCAAAATGGAAATGTTATTGATAACAAACTCGGGTATTCCTTAggaaaaatatcatagaattctgTGTAAAAGAGAATTTTGCATCtaggggagccgagcggacagcacgctggatttgtgaacctgtggtcctgggttcgatcccaggcgccggcgagaaacaatgggcagagtttttcaccctatgcccctgttatctagcagtaaaataggtacctgggtgttagacagctgtcacgggctgcttccttgtggtggaggcctggtcgaggatcgggccgcggggacactaaagccccgaaatcatctcaagatatctaaaacacacacacacaca
Above is a window of Procambarus clarkii isolate CNS0578487 chromosome 3, FALCON_Pclarkii_2.0, whole genome shotgun sequence DNA encoding:
- the LOC138368169 gene encoding golgin subfamily A member 6-like protein 22 is translated as MVLGYQDMKLGYQDMKLGYQDMKLGYQDMKLGYQDMKLGYQDMKLGYQDMKLGYQDMKLGYQDMKLGYQDMKLGYQDMKLGYQDMKLGYQDMKLGYQDMKLGYQDMKLGYQDMKLGYQDMKLGYQDMKLGYQDMKLGYQDMKLGYQDMKLGYQDMKLGYQDMKLGYQDMKLGYQDMKLGYQDMKLGYQDMKLGYQDMKLGYQDNELGYNDVV